One genomic region from Capra hircus breed San Clemente chromosome 18, ASM170441v1, whole genome shotgun sequence encodes:
- the AKTIP gene encoding AKT-interacting protein isoform X1: MNPFWSMSTSSVRKRSDGEEKTLTGDVKTSPPRTAPKKQLPSIPKNALPITKPTSPAPATQSTNGTHASYGPFYLEYSLLAEFTLVVKQKLPGVYVQPSYRSALMWFGVIFIRHGLYQDGVFKFTVYIPDNYPDGDCPRLVFDIPVFHPLVDPTSGELDVKRAFAKWRRNHNHIWQVLMYARRVFYKIDTASPLNPEAAVLYEKDIQLFKSKVVDSVKVCTARLFDQPKIEDPYAISFSPWNPSVHDEAREKMLTQKKKPEEQHNKSVHVAGLSWVKPGSVQPFSKEEKTVAT; this comes from the exons ATGAACCCTTTCTGGAGCATGTCTACAAGCTCTGTACGCAAA CGGTCTGATGGTGAAGAGAAGACATTAACAGGGGATGTGAAAACCAGTCCTCCACGCACTGCTCCAAAGAAACAGCTGCCTTCTATTCCCAAAAATGCTTTGCCCATAACTAAGCCTACATCTCCAGCCCCAGCAACACAGTCAACAAATGGCACACATGCTTCCTACGGACCTTTCTACCTGGAATACTCCCTTCTTGCAGAATT TACCTTGGTTGTGAAGCAGAAGTTACCAGGTGTCTATGTGCAGCCGTCTTATCGATCTGCATTAA TGTGGTTTGGAGTAATATTCATTCGGCATGGACTTTATCAAGATGGCGTATTTAAGTTTACAGTTTACATCCCTGATAACTacccagatggtgactgtcca CGTTTGGTGTTTGATATTCCTGTCTTTCACCCGCTCGTGGATCCCACCTCAGGTGAACTGGATGTGAAGAGAGCGTTTGCAAAATGGAG GCGGAACCATAATCACATTTGGCAAGTACTGATGTACGCAAGGCGAGTCTTCTACAAGATTGATACAGCAAGCCCCCTAAACCCAGAGGCTGCAGTACT GTATGAGAAAGatattcagctttttaaaagtaaagtggTTGACAGCGTTAAGGTGTGCACTGCTCGCTTGTTTGACCAACCTAAAATAGAAGACCCCTATGCAATTAG CTTTTCTCCATGGAATCCTTCTGTCCATGATGAAGCCAGAGAGAAGATGCTGACTCAGAAA AAGAAGCCTGAAGAACAGCACAATAAAAGCGTTCATGTTGCTGGCCTGTCATGGGTAAAGCCTGGCTCAGTACAACCTTTcagtaaagaagagaaaacagtaGCGACCTAA
- the AKTIP gene encoding AKT-interacting protein isoform X2 — protein sequence MNPFWSMSTSSVRKRSDGEEKTLTGDVKTSPPRTAPKKQLPSIPKNALPITKPTSPAPATQSTNGTHASYGPFYLEYSLLAEFTLVVKQKLPGVYVQPSYRSALMWFGVIFIRHGLYQDGVFKFTVYIPDNYPDGDCPRLVFDIPVFHPLVDPTSGELDVKRAFAKWRRNHNHIWQVLMYARRVFYKIDTASPLNPEAAVLYEKDIQLFKSKVVDSVKVCTARLFDQPKIEDPYAISFSPWNPSVHDEAREKMLTQKKPEEQHNKSVHVAGLSWVKPGSVQPFSKEEKTVAT from the exons ATGAACCCTTTCTGGAGCATGTCTACAAGCTCTGTACGCAAA CGGTCTGATGGTGAAGAGAAGACATTAACAGGGGATGTGAAAACCAGTCCTCCACGCACTGCTCCAAAGAAACAGCTGCCTTCTATTCCCAAAAATGCTTTGCCCATAACTAAGCCTACATCTCCAGCCCCAGCAACACAGTCAACAAATGGCACACATGCTTCCTACGGACCTTTCTACCTGGAATACTCCCTTCTTGCAGAATT TACCTTGGTTGTGAAGCAGAAGTTACCAGGTGTCTATGTGCAGCCGTCTTATCGATCTGCATTAA TGTGGTTTGGAGTAATATTCATTCGGCATGGACTTTATCAAGATGGCGTATTTAAGTTTACAGTTTACATCCCTGATAACTacccagatggtgactgtcca CGTTTGGTGTTTGATATTCCTGTCTTTCACCCGCTCGTGGATCCCACCTCAGGTGAACTGGATGTGAAGAGAGCGTTTGCAAAATGGAG GCGGAACCATAATCACATTTGGCAAGTACTGATGTACGCAAGGCGAGTCTTCTACAAGATTGATACAGCAAGCCCCCTAAACCCAGAGGCTGCAGTACT GTATGAGAAAGatattcagctttttaaaagtaaagtggTTGACAGCGTTAAGGTGTGCACTGCTCGCTTGTTTGACCAACCTAAAATAGAAGACCCCTATGCAATTAG CTTTTCTCCATGGAATCCTTCTGTCCATGATGAAGCCAGAGAGAAGATGCTGACTCAGAAA AAGCCTGAAGAACAGCACAATAAAAGCGTTCATGTTGCTGGCCTGTCATGGGTAAAGCCTGGCTCAGTACAACCTTTcagtaaagaagagaaaacagtaGCGACCTAA